ATGGATCCGACAGCACCTCAAGGCACCGACGACCACCCACTGAAACCACCCGACGCCTTTAACGGGCACCAGGCGAAATCCCAGGGAGACGGCGGTAACGCCTGCGGTTCGGCCCCGAAAAAGCGGGGGTCTTTCCAATCGACAACCCGTGACGCCTGCCAGGCCAGGGCCACTCCCTGGGCCTGGCTTGCGTCCGTATTGACCCAGCGCGCGGCAGCCGCCGCCATGAACGCCTCGATCGGTTCGTCATCGATCTGCGCCCGGTACGGCGAACCCAGCAGCCAACGGCAGACATTCAGGTGATAGGTCCAATCCAGCGGCGGCCGGTGGCGATAAGCCCAGGTCATGAAGCTGCGGAACAGGTTCAATCCTTCAGGCGGATCCAGCTTGAGCAGCGCCGGGCAGATATCGAACAGGGTGTGCCAATACGGCAACAACCGCGCATCCAGGTGCACGAAGTTGCGGGAATTACTCGGGTATTCAGGCGGTGCCGGTTCCGCGTGCAGGCGGCGGGACGCCTTGCTGACCAGGCGGCTGGCGCCTGCGGGCAACAGGTGGTTCATGAAACGCACTCAC
The genomic region above belongs to Pseudomonas azotoformans and contains:
- a CDS encoding putative natural product biosynthesis protein, whose amino-acid sequence is MNHLLPAGASRLVSKASRRLHAEPAPPEYPSNSRNFVHLDARLLPYWHTLFDICPALLKLDPPEGLNLFRSFMTWAYRHRPPLDWTYHLNVCRWLLGSPYRAQIDDEPIEAFMAAAAARWVNTDASQAQGVALAWQASRVVDWKDPRFFGAEPQALPPSPWDFAWCPLKASGGFSGWSSVP